In Rhineura floridana isolate rRhiFlo1 chromosome 22, rRhiFlo1.hap2, whole genome shotgun sequence, a single genomic region encodes these proteins:
- the LOC133374957 gene encoding collagen alpha-1(I) chain-like isoform X3, producing MNNNACPCHGNRCFATMHLVCVPGLPAEGTVNPAGVEGQPSVEKAEGTVNPVGVEGQPSVEKAEGTVNPAGVKGQPSVEKAEGTVNPVGVEGQPSVEKAEGTVNPVGVEEQPSVEKAEGTVNPVGVKGQPSVEKADGTVNPVGVKGQPSVEKAEGTVTPAGVKGQPSVEKAEGTINPVGVEGQPSVEKTDGNVNPAGVEEQPSVEKAEGTINPVGVEGQPSVEKAEGTVNPAGVKGQPSVEKAEGTVTPVGVKGQPSVEKADGTVNPVGVEGQPSVEKAEGTVNPVGVEGQPSVEKAEGTVNPVGVEGQPSVEKAEGNVTPAGVEEQPSVEKADGNVNPVGVKGQPSVEKAEGTVNPTGVKGQPSVEKAEGTVNPVGVEGQPSVEKAEGTVNPVGVEEQPSVEKAEGTVNPAGVKGQPSVEKAEGTVNPAGVKGQPSVEKAEGTINPVGVEEQPSVEKAEGTVNPAGVKGQPSVEKAEGTVNPAGVKGQPSVEKAEGTINPVGVEEQPSVEKAEGTVNPVGVEEQPSVEKAEGTVNPVGVEEQPSVEKAEGTVNPVGVKGQPSVEKAEGTVNPVGVEGQPSVEKAEGTVNPAGVKGQPSVEKAEGTVNPVGVKGQPSVEKADGTVNPVGVEGQPSVEKAEGTVNPVGVEGQPSVEKAEGTVNPVGVEGQPSVEKAEGNVTPAGVEEQPSVEKADGNVNPVGVKGQPSVEKAEGTVNPTGVKGQPSVEKAEGTVNPVGVEGQPSVEKAEGTVNPVGVEEQPLVEKAEGTVNPAGVKGQPSVEKAEGNVNPAGVKGQPSVEKAEGTINPVGVEEQPSVEKAEGTVNPAGVKGQPSVEKAEGTVNPAGVKGQPSVEKAEGTINPVGVEEQPSVEKAEGTVNPVGVEEQPSVEKAEGTVNPVGVKGQPSVEKAEGNVTPAGVKGQPSVEKAEGNVTPAGVKGQPSVEKAEGTVTPAGVKGQPSVEKAEGTVNPAGVKGQPSVEKAEGNVTPAGVKGQPSVEKAEGTVNPAGVKGQPSVEKAEGNVTPAGVKGQPSVEKAEGTVTPAGVKGQPSVEKAEGTVNPAGVKGQPSVEKAEGNVTPAGVKGQPSVEKAEGTVNPAGVKGQPSVEKADGNVNPVGVKKQPTVEKADGNVNPVGVKGQPSVEKADGNVNPVGVKGQPSVEKTDGNVKPVGVKGQPSVEKAEGNVNPAGVKGQPSVEKAEGTVNPAGVKGQPSVEKAEGTVNPAGVKGQPSVEKAEGTVNPAGVKGQPSVEKAEGTVNPAGVKGQPSVEKADGNVNPVGVKGQPSVEKAEGNVNPAGVKGQPSVEKAEGTVNPAGVKGQPSVEKAEGNVNPVGVKGQPSVEKAEGTVNPVGVKGQPSVEKAEGTVNPVGVKGQPSVEKAEGKVNPAGVKGQPSVEKAEGTVTPAGVKGQPSVEKAEGTVNPVGVKGQPSVEKAEGTVNPAGVKGQPSVEKAEGTVNPVGVKGQPSVEKAEGTVTPAGVKGQPSVEKAEGTVTPAGVKGQPSVEKAEGTVTPAGVKGQPSVEKAEGTVNPAGVKGQPSVEKAEGNVNPAGVKGQPSVEKAEGTVNPAGVKGQPSVEKAEGTINPAGVKGQPSVEKAEGTVNPTGVKGQPSVEKAEGNVTPAGVKGQPSVEKAEGNVTPAGVKGQPSVEKAEGTVTPAGVKGQPSVEKAEGTVNPAAVKGQPSVEKAEGNVTPAGVEGQPSVEKAEGTVNPVGVKGQPSVEKAEGTVNPAGVKGQPSVEKAEGTVNPAGVKGQPSVEKAEGTVTPAGVKGQPSVEKAEGTVTPAGVKGQPSVEKAEGTVTPAGVKGQPSVEKAEGTVTPAGVKGQLSVEKAEGNVTPAGVEGQPSRKVAEGTVKTAGTEGQPSGELAYANHNDFSCGNESHGSGPIVPNQGEGSGEAGFDHDTSLYSGEERTGDSFGTPAGCRENGMPPHCNESAANVYNELMSCANSSPTPNKLTVMHPVLHSCTVEYHWSPMLKYCKPKVVVCGLVCLH from the exons ATGAACAACAATGCCTGCCCATGTCATGGAAATAGATGCTTTGCAACAATGCATCTAGTCTGTGTTCCAGGACTGCCAGCTGAAGGAACCGTAAACCCTGCTGGTGTCGaaggacaaccttcagtggagaaggctgaaggaaccgtAAACCCTGTTGGTGTCGaaggacaaccttcagtggagaaggctgaaggaaccgtaaaccctgctggtgtcaaaggacaaccttcagtggagaaggctgaaggaaccgtAAACCCTGTTGGTGTCGaaggacaaccttcagtggagaaggctgaaggaaccgtAAACCCTGTTGGTGTCGAAGAgcaaccttcagtggagaaggctgaaggaaccgtaaaccctgttggtgtcaaaggacaaccttcagtggagaaggctgacGGAACCGTAAACCCTGTTGGTGTCAaaggacaaccttcagtggagaaggctgaaggaactgTAACCCCTGCTGGTGTCAaaggacaaccttcagtggagaaggctgaaggaaccATAAACCCTGTTGGTGTCGaaggacaaccttcagtggagaagaCTGACGGAAATGTAAACCCTGCTGGTGTCGAAGAgcaaccttcagtggagaaggctgaaggaaccATAAACCCTGTTGGTGTCGAAGGgcaaccttcagtggagaaggctgaaggaaccgtaaaccctgctggtgtcaaaggacaaccttcagtggagaaggctgaaggaactgTAACCCCTGTTGGTGTCAaaggacaaccttcagtggagaaggctgacGGAACCGTAAACCCTGTTGGTGTTGAAGGgcaaccttcagtggagaaggctgaaggaaccgtAAACCCTGTTGGTGTCGaaggacaaccttcagtggagaaggctgaaggaaccgtAAACCCTGTTGGTGTCGaaggacaaccttcagtggagaaggctgaaggaaaTGTAACCCCTGCTGGTGTCGAAGAgcaaccttcagtggagaaggctgatgGAAATGTAAATCCTGTTGGTGTCAaaggacaaccttcagtggagaaggctgaaggaaccgtaaaccctactggtgtcaaaggacaaccttcagtggagaaggctgaaggaaccgtAAACCCTGTTGGTGTTGaaggacaaccttcagtggagaaggctgaaggaaccgtAAACCCTGTTGGTGTCGAAGAgcaaccttcagtggagaaggctgaaggaaccgtaaaccctgctggtgtcaaaggacaaccttcagtggagaaggctgaaggaaccgtaaaccctgctggtgtcaaaggacaaccttcagtggagaaggctgaaggaaccATAAACCCTGTTGGTGTCGAAGAgcaaccttcagtggagaaggctgaaggaaccgtaaaccctgctggtgtcaaaggacaaccttcagtggagaaggctgaaggaaccgtaaaccctgctggtgtcaaaggacaaccttcagtggagaaggctgaaggaaccATAAACCCTGTTGGTGTCGAAGAgcaaccttcagtggagaaggctgaaggaaccgtAAACCCTGTTGGTGTCGAAGAgcaaccttcagtggagaaggctgaaggaaccgtAAACCCTGTTGGTGTCGAAGAgcaaccttcagtggagaaggctgaaggaaccgtaaaccctgttggtgtcaaaggacaaccttcagtggagaaggctgaaggaaccgtAAACCCTGTTGGTGTTGAAGGgcaaccttcagtggagaaggctgaaggaaccgtaaaccctgctggtgtcaaaggacaaccttcagtggagaaggctgaaggaaccgtaaaccctgttggtgtcaaaggacaaccttcagtggagaaggctgacGGAACCGTAAACCCTGTTGGTGTTGAAGGgcaaccttcagtggagaaggctgaaggaaccgtAAACCCTGTTGGTGTCGaaggacaaccttcagtggagaaggctgaaggaaccgtAAACCCTGTTGGTGTCGaaggacaaccttcagtggagaaggctgaaggaaaTGTAACCCCTGCTGGTGTTGAAGAgcaaccttcagtggagaaggctgatgGAAATGTAAATCCTGTTGGTGTCAaaggacaaccttcagtggagaaggctgaaggaaccgtaaaccctactggtgtcaaaggacaaccttcagtggagaaggctgaaggaaccgtAAACCCTGTTGGTGTTGaaggacaaccttcagtggagaaggctgaaggaaccgtAAACCCTGTTGGTGTCGAAGAGCAACCTTtagtggagaaggctgaaggaaccgtaaaccctgctggtgtcaaaggacaaccttcagtggagaaggctgaaggaaaTGTAAACCCTGCTGGTGTCAaaggacaaccttcagtggagaaggctgaaggaaccATAAACCCTGTTGGTGTCGAAGAgcaaccttcagtggagaaggctgaaggaaccgtaaaccctgctggtgtcaaaggacaaccttcagtggagaaggctgaaggaaccgtaaaccctgctggtgtcaaaggacaaccttcagtggagaaggctgaaggaaccATAAACCCTGTTGGTGTCGAAGAgcaaccttcagtggagaaggctgaaggaaccgtAAACCCTGTTGGTGTCGAAGAgcaaccttcagtggagaaggctgaaggaaccgtaaaccctgttggtgtcaaaggacaaccttcagtggagaaggctgaaggaaaTGTAACCCCTGCTGGTGTCAaaggacaac cttcagtggagaaggctgaaggaaaTGTAACCCCTGCTGGTGTCAaaggacaac cttcagtggagaaggctgaaggaactgTAACCCCTGCTGGTGTCAaaggacaaccttcagtggagaaggctgaaggaaccgtaaaccctgctggtgtcaaaggacaaccttcagtggagaaggctgaaggaaaTGTAACCCCTGCTGGTGTCAaaggacaaccttcagtggagaaggctgaaggaaccgtaaaccctgctggtgtcaaaggacaaccttcagtggagaaggctgaaggaaaTGTAACCCCTGCTGGTGTCAaaggacaaccttcagtggagaaggctgaaggaactgTAACCCCTGCTGGTGTCAaaggacaaccttcagtggagaaggctgaaggaaccgtaaaccctgctggtgtcaaaggacaaccttcagtggagaaggctgaaggaaaTGTAACCCCTGCTGGTGTCAaaggacaaccttcagtggagaaggctgaaggaaccgtaaaccctgctggtgtcaaaggacaaccttcagtggagaaggctgacGGAAATGTAAATCCTGTTGGTGTCAAAAAACAACCTACAGTGGAGAAGGCTGACGGAAATGTAAATCCTGTTGGTGTCAaaggacaaccttcagtggagaaggctgacGGAAATGTAAATCCTGTTGGTGTCAaaggacaaccttcagtggagaagaCTGACGGAAATGTAAAACCTGTTGGTGTCAaaggacaaccttcagtggagaaggctgaaggaaaTGTAAACCCTGCTGGTGTCAaaggacaaccttcagtggagaaggctgaaggaaccgtaaaccctgctggtgtcaaaggacagccttcagtggagaaggctgaaggaaccgtaaaccctgctggtgtcaaaggacaaccttcagtggagaaggctgaaggaaccgtaaaccctgctggtgtcaaaggacaaccttcagtggagaaggctgaaggaaccgtaaatcctgctggtgtcaaaggacaaccttcagtggagaaggctgatgGAAATGTAAATCCTGTTGGTGTCAaaggacaaccttcagtggagaaggctgaaggaaaTGTAAACCCTGCTGGTGTCAaaggacaaccttcagtggagaaggctgaaggaaccgtaaaccctgctggtgtcaaaggacagccttcagtggagaaggctgaaggaaaTGTAAATCCTGTTGGTGTCAaaggacaaccttcagtggagaaggctgaaggaaccgtaaaccctgttggtgtcaaaggacaaccttcagtggagaaggctgaaggaaccgtaaaccctgttggtgtcaaaggacaaccttcagtggagaaggctgaaggaaaaGTAAACCCTGCTGGTGTCAaaggacaaccttcagtggagaaggctgaaggaaccgtaacccctgctggtgtcaaaggacaaccttcagtggagaaggctgaaggaaccgtaaaccctgttggtgtcaaaggacaaccttcagtggagaaggctgaaggaaccgtaaaccctgctggtgtcaaaggacagccttcagtggagaaggctgaaggaaccgtAAATCCTGTTGGTGTCAaaggacaaccttcagtggagaaggctgaaggaactgTAACCCCTGCTGGTGTCAaaggacaaccttcagtggagaaggctgaaggaactgTAACCCCTGCTGGTGTCAaaggacaaccttcagtggagaaggctgaaggaactgTAACCCCTGCTGGTGTCAaaggacaaccttcagtggagaaggctgaaggaaccgtaaaccctgctggtgtcaaaggacaaccttcagtggagaaggctgaaggaaaTGTAAACCCTGCTGGTGTCAaaggacaaccttcagtggagaaggctgaaggaaccgtaaaccctgctggtgtcaaaggacaaccttcagtggagaaggctgaaggaaccATAAATCCTGCTGGTGTCAaaggacaaccttcagtggagaaggctgaaggaaccgtaaaccctactggtgtcaaaggacaaccctcagtggagaaggctgaaggaaaTGTAACCCCTGCTGGTGTCAaaggacaaccttcagtggagaaggctgaaggaaaTGTAACCCCTGCTGGTGTCAaaggacaaccttcagtggagaaggctgaaggaactgTAACCCCTGCTGGTGTCAaaggacaaccttcagtggagaaggctgaaggaaccgtAAACCCTGCTGCTGTCAAAGGACAACCctcagtggagaaggctgaaggaaaTGTAACCCCTGCTGGTGTCGAAGGgcaaccttcagtggagaaggctgaaggaaccgtAAATCCTGTTGGTGTCAaaggacaaccttcagtggagaaggctgaaggaaccgtaaaccctgctggtgtcaaaggacaaccttcagtggagaaggctgaaggaaccgtaaaccctgctggtgtcaaaggacaaccttcagtggagaaggctgaaggaaccgtaacccctgctggtgtcaaaggacaaccttcagtggagaaggctgaaggaaccgtaacccctgctggtgtcaaaggacaaccttcagtggagaaggctgaaggaaccgtaacccctgctggtgtcaaaggacaaccttcagtggagaaggctgaaggaactgTAACCCCTGCTGGTGTCAAAGGACAACtttcagtggagaaggctgaaggaaaTGTAACCCCTGCTGGTGTCGAAGGACAACCTTCAAGGAAGGTGGCTGAAGGAACTGTAAAGACTGCGGGCACTGAAGGGCAACCTTCAGGGGAGCTTGCTTATGCCAATCACAATGATTTCTCCTGTGGAAATGAAAGCCACGGAAGTGGGCCAATCGTTCCCAATCAAGGGGAAGGTTCAGGTGAAGCAGGTTTTGATCATGACACCTCTCTGTACTCTGGAGAGGAAAGAACTGGGGACAGCTTTGGAACCCCCGCTGGCTGCAGGGAAAATGGGATGCCACCCCACTGCAATGAGTCAGCAGCAAATGTCTACAATGAATTGATGAGCTGTGCCAACAGCTCACCCACCCCCAACAAACTCACAGTGATGCACCCTGTTCTGCACTCCTGCACAGTGGAGTATCACTGGTCACCCATGCTGAAGTACTGCAAGCCTAAAGTAGTGGTCTGTGGACTTGTATGCTTGCACTAA